TGGAACTGCCCGCCGACCGGCCACGGCCGCCGGTGATGACCTTCCGCGGCCGGGCGCCGCGGATCCGGATCCCCGCCGAACTGGCGCGCCGGCTGCGCGCCTTCAGCCGGGACAACCGGGTGTCGCTGTTCTCCACCATGTACGCCGGCTTCGCCGCACTGCTGTACCGCTACACCGGACAGCGGGACATGCTCGTCGGGACCGGCGCGGCGAACCGGAACGTGCCCGAGCTGGAGCCACTGCTCGGCATGCTCGTCAACACGCTGGTCATGCGCACCAAGGTGTCGGCCGACCAGTCGTTCAGCGACTTGCTGGCGCAGGTGCGCCAGAGCGTCGCCGAGACACTGGCCTGGTCGGACACCCCCGTCGACGCGGTGATCGACGCGATCGACCCGGTCCGCGACCCTTCGCGCACCCCGCTGTTCCAGGTCATGTTCAGCTTCCACGACTCCGCGGTGCCCGACATCGACTTCGGCGGGCTCACCGGCAAGGTCACCGAACGCTCGAACAACTCGGCCAAGGCCGACCTCAACGTGATCGTGATCCCGCGGGCCGAGCAGCGCCTGGGCCGGGCGCCCCGCCCCGAGGACGACGACCTCGCCATGATCTGGGAGCACTCGGCCGACCTGTTCGACCAAGCCACCATGGAGCGGATGGTCACGCACTACCTGACCCTGCTCGCCGACGCGGTGGCCCGGCCGCAGACGCGCGTGGGCACGCTGCGCCTGCTCCCGGACGAGGAGGCGGCCCAGCTGGAGAGCTGGTCCCACGGGCCCGCCGCGGCCGGCACCCGGCCGGTGACCGAGCTGATCGCACAGCAGGTGCGGACGCGACCGGACGCCGTCGCCGTGCGCTGGCCCGAGGGACAGCTCAGCTACGGACAGTTGTGGCAGCGCGCCGGCGCACTGGCCCGCCGGCTCCGCGCGTCCGGCATCGCCGCCGAGGAACCGGTGGCGGTGTACGCCGACCGCTCCCCCGAGCTGGTGGTCGGCGAACTCGCGGTGCTCATGGCCGGCGGATGCTACCTGCCCTTGGACCCGGACTACCCGGCCGAGCGCGTCGCCTTCATCGTGCGGGACGCCGGCGCCCGTACGATCCTCACCACGCCCCGGACACGGCAGCAGCTGCCGGCCTTCGCGCAGAGCCTCGACGTCCTCGGCCTGGACGCCGACACAGACACCGACACCGACACCGCGCCGGTCCACGCCGACCAGCTCACCCCGGAGCGGCTGGCCTACCTCATCTACACCTCGGGATCCACCGGCCGGCCCAAGGGCGTCGCGCTGGAACACCGGGGGCTCGCGAACCTGGTCGCCTGGCACACAGCCGAGTACGCGCTCGGACCGGCCGACCGCAGCACACTGTTCGCCAGCCCCGGATTCGACGCGTCCACGTGGGAGATCTGGCCCACCCTCGCGGCCGGCGCCACCCTGCACGTCGTCCCGCCGCACCTGCGGGCCGCGCCGGCGGAACTGGTGCGCTGGCTCGGCGAGCAGAAGATCACCACGGCGTTCCTGCCCACCCCCGTCGCCGCGGCCGCACTGGACGAACCGTGGCCGGCCGACAGCGCGCTGCGGGCGCTGCTAACCGGCGGCGACGTGCTGCCGGCGGCACCCTCCGACGGCCTGCCGTTCCAGCTCTTCAACCACTACGGGCCGACGGAGAACACCGTGGTGGCGACAGCGGGCCTCGTCCCGCCCGCCCCGGCCGGACCGCGCCCGCCCATCGGCAGGCCGATCAGCGGGGTCGACGCCCATGTGCTGGACGCCGAAGGACAGCCCGTGCCCATCGGTGTCCGCGGCGAGCTGTACCTCGGCGGTACGGCGGTGGCGCGCGGCTACGTCAACCGCCCCGAACTCACCGAACAGAGTTTCCTCGCCGACCCCTTCACCGCTCGGCCCGGCGCACGCCTGTACCGCACCGGTGACCTGGTCCGCCGACGCGCCGACGGGGAGCTGGACTTCCTGGGCCGCGCGGACGAACAGGTCAAGATCCGGGGCTTTCGGATCGAGCCCGGAGAAGTGGCGGCAACGCTCAGGGAACACCCGGACGTACGGGACGCCGTCGTCGTCGCCCGCGCGTCGGCGCCCGGAGCCGAAGCCTCGCTCACGGCGTACGTCTGCACCGACGGCCGCGGCGAAACCACCTCCGGGGACAAGCTGCTGGCGTTCCTGCGGGACCGGCTGCCCGTGTACATGATCCCGGACGGGATCGTGCTGCTCCCCGCCCTGCCGCTCACCGAACACGGCAAGGTGGACCACGACGCGCTGGCCGCCCTGGCACCGAGCACCCCGGCCCGGCCCCCCACACGGCAGGCGCCGCGGACACCGACGGAAGAACGCGTCGCCCGGCTCGCCTCGGCGCTGCTCCACGACCAGCCTGTGGGGCGCACGGACGACTTCTTCCGCGCCGGTGGCCACTCCCTGCTGGCGGCCCGGCTGGTGGCCCAGGTCAACGAGGCCTTCGACGTCCAGGTCCCGATCTCCGCGTTCCTCCAGCGGCCCACCGTGGCGAGCCTGGCGGACGCCGTGACCGCCGCCACGACAGGAGCGGCAACGGGCCCCGCCCCGATCACGCCGCGCAACCGCCGCATCGCCGTGCGGCCGGTGTCCGAAGCCGGCCGGCCCGGTGACGAGGAAGGCGAGTCGCTCCTGCGCGACACGCAGGAACCCGAGGTGCAGCAGTGAGCGCGGCCATCGAACCGGAAGCCGGGCCGGACAACAGTGCGGCTCCGCTGTCGTACGCACAACAGCGCCTGTGGTTCCTCGACCAACTACAGCCGGGCAGCTCGGTCTACAACGTCCCGCTCGGCTACGACATCACCGGCCCGCTGGACCGCGGCGCGCTCGAACAGGCGCTGACCGAGGTCGTGCGGCGCCACGAGATCCTGCGCACCGCCTTCCGCTCCACCGGCGGCACCCCCCACCAGGTGATCCTGCCGCCCGCCCCGGTCTCCGTACCCGTCACGGACCTGACCGCTGCGGGCCGCACGCCGAAGGAGGCGCCGCGGCTCGCGGACGAGGAGGCCGGCGCCCCGTTCGACCTGGTGGCCGGCCGGCTCATCCGCGCCCGCCTGCTGCGCCTGGGCGAACAGCGGCACCGGCTGCTGCTCACCGTGCACCACCTCGCCTGCGACGCCGCGTCGGTCGGCACGCTCGGCAGGGAGCTCGAGATCCACTACCGGGCCGCGCTGACCGGCCAGGAGTGCCGCGAGCCCGAACCGCCCATGCAGTACGCCGACTTCGCCGAGTGGCAGCACAGCACGCTGGGCGGACCCGAACTCGACCGGCTGCTGGCGTACTGGACGGACCGGCTGGCCGGCCTGCCCGCCCAGCTCCTGCCCACCGATCACACCCGCCCACCGGTACAGAGCTACCGCGGTGCCGCGCTCACCTTCGAGCTGCCGCCGGATTCGGTCCAGCGGCTCGAAGAGCTGGGCAGGAGCGAAGGCGTCACCCTCTACAGCGTCCTGCTCGCCGCTTTCGCGGTACTGCTGCGGGCACACGTCGGCCAGGACGAAGTCGTCGTCGGCACGCCGGTCTCCGGCCGGGAACGGCCCGAACTGGCCCGTCTCATCGGGTTCTTCACCAACACCCTGGTGCTCCGCTGCGACCTCGCCCACGGCCCGACGTTCCGTGAGCTGATCCAGCGGCTGTGGACGGAGGTCAAGGGAGCGCTCGCCCACCAGGACCTGCCGTTCGAAAAACTCGTCGAGGAACTGCACCCCGACCGCGACCTCGCGCACAACCCGCTGTTCCAGGTCCTGTTCAGCTACCGGTACGAAGACGAGGGAACGGGGCTGCGCCTGGACGGCTGCCAGGTGCAGCCGGTACTGGGCGACACCGGCGCGGCGAGGTTCGACCTCACCCTGAGCCTCACCCGGACCCCGGCCGGCGTGACCGGCCGCCTGGAGTACAGCACCGACCTGTTCCACGCCACGACCGCCCAGCGGCTCGCCGAACGGTACGTCAGCGTCGTCACCGCCGCCGCGCAGGCCCCCGACCGTCCCGTCGACGAACTGGCGGTGCTGCCGGCGGGCGAACTCGCCGCCCTGGCCGCCTGGCAGACCGGCCCCCGGGCCGAGGTCCCCGGCGCCCTGGTGCACCAGCTGTTCGAGCGGCGGGTGGCGGCGGCCCCCGACGCGGTCGCCGTGATCGCGGCCGACGCCACCTTGACCTACCGCGAGCTCGACGGGCTCGCCGACCGGCTCGCCGCCCGGTTGCGCCGACTCGGCGTGGCACCGGACGAACCGGTAGGCGTCCACCTCGGCCGCACGTCCCTGCTGATGGTCACCCTGCTGGGAATCCTCAAAGCGGGCGCGGCGTACCTTCCGCTGGATCCCGACTACCCGCCCGACCGGCTGGCGTTCATGGTCGGCGACGCCGGCGTGCGGCTGGTCGTCGCGGACTCCGGCTCCGCCGCGGCCGCGGAGCGCCTCGGCGCGGCCCACGTCGTCGTCCCCGGCCTTGCCGCGACGCCGGACGGCCCGCCCGACAGCCCACTCCCGGCGGTCACCGCCGACAACCTGGCGTACGTGATCTACACGTCCGGCTCCACCGGACAGCCCAAGGGCGTCATGGTCACCCACCGCAACGTGGTCAACCTGTTCGCCGGGATGAACGACGTCTTCGGCGCCGACGAGCCCAGCACCTGGCTCGCGCTGACCAGCGTCTCCTTCGACATCTCCGTGGTCGAGCTGCTGTGGGCGCTGATCCACGGCCACCGGATCGTGCTGCGCCGTGAACCGCCCCTGCCGTCGGCCCTGGCCGCCGCGCGGTCGGCCGCGGTGGCCAAGGCCCGTGCCCGCCACATCGACTTCAGCCTGCTCTACTTCGGCAGCGACTGCGAAGCCGGCTCCGACGACCGTTACCGGCTGCTGCTCGACGGCGCGAGGTTCGCCGACCGCAACGGCTTCACCGCCGTGTGGACCCCCGAACGCCACTTCCACCAGTTCGGCGGGCTGTACCCGAACCCCTCGGTGACGGCGGCGGCCGTCGCCGCGGTCACCGAGCGCGTCCAGGTGCGCGCGGGCAGCGTGGTCATGCCGTTGCACGACCCACTGCGCGTGGCCGAGGAATGGTCCGCCGTGGACAACATCTCGGCCGGCCGGGTCGGCATCTCCCTGGCGTCCGGCTGGCACGCCAACGACTTCACGCTCGCACCCGACCGGTACGACAAGCGCAAGCAGCTGATGATGGAGGGCCTCGCGGAGGTCCGCAGGCTGTGGCGCGGCGAGAAAGTGCCGCGGCGCAACGGCAACGGCGCCGAGGTCGAGGTCGGCGTCTTCCCCCGGCCCGTCCAACCGGAGCTGCCGGTGTGGCTGACCAGTGCCAGGCACCCGGAGACCTTCCGGATGGCGGGCGAGGCCGGCACCGGGGTGCTCACCCACCTCCTCGGACACAGCCTGGAGGAACTGGCCGAGAAGATCGCGCTGTACCGCAGGACCTGGCGCGAGCACGGGCACGGACCCGGGGACGGCCACGTGGTGGTCATGGTCCACACGTTCGTCGGCCCGGACCTCGACGAGGTCCGCGAGCTGGTCCGGGAACCGATGAGCCGGTACCTGGAGACCTCTTTCGACCTGATCTCCTCGCTCGGCGTCACCACGCGAAGCGCCGAGGACTTCAAGGCGCTGCCCCCCGGGGAACTGCGGGAACTGATCGACCGGGCATTCGACCGGTTCTTCGCCACCGCCAGCCTGCTCGGCACACCGCAGGTCTGCGCCGACATGGTGGACCGGATGAAGGCCACCGGCGTCGACGAGGTCGCCTGCCTGATCGACTTCGGTGTCGAGGAGAAAGCGGCACTCGACGCCCTGACCCACCTGAACACCGTCAGGGAGATCAGCGACGAGCGCAGGAACGCCGCGCTGGCCGAGGCCGAGGAACCGATAGCCGAACAGCTGCGCGAGCACGCGGTGACCCACCTGCAGTGCACGCCGTCCCTGGCCCGCGCCCTGCTGGCCGACCAGGACGCGCGCGCCCGGCTGCGCGGGCTCGACCGGCTGCTGGTGGGCGGGGAAGCGCTCCCCGCGGACCTGGCCCGCGAACTCGCCGGCACCGTCGCGGGCACGGTCCACAACATGTACGGGCCGACCGAGGCCGCGGTCTGGGCGACGACGTCCCGGATACCGCCCGACGGCGGCCCGGTGACCATCGGGCGGCCGCTGGCGAACGTACGGGCCTACGTGGTCGACCGCGACATGCGGCCGTGTCCGACGGGCGTGCCCGGGGAACTGCTGCTCGGCGGGGAGGGCGTGGTCAGGGGCTACTTCCACCGCACACAGGTGACCGCCGAACGCTTCCAGCCCGACCCGTTCGCCGGCCGGCCCGGCGCGCGTGTCTACCGCACGGGCGACCTGGCCCGCTGGACACCCGACGGCACACTCGAATTCCTCGGCCGGCTCGACGACCAGGTCAAGCTGCACGGCCACCGGATCGAACTCGGCGAGATCGAGACCACGCTCGCCGAACACCCCGGTGTCCGCTCGGCCGCCGCCGTCATCCGGGGCACCGGCGCGGAACAGCGGATCACCGGCTACTACGTTCCGGCGCCCGACCGGCCCGCGACCGCCACCGGACTGCGCGCCTTCCTCGCCACCCGGCTGCCCGGCTACATGCTGCCGAGCGTCCTCCACCCCATCGACGCGATGCCGTTGACCCCGAACAAAAAGGTCGACCGCAGGGCACTGCCCGACCTGTCGGACGCGCGGCCCGAGGGCACGACCGCGTACGCGCCGCCGACCACCCCGACCGAACGGCTGGTCACCGAGGTGTGGCGGGAGGTACTCGGCGTGGACCGGGTGGGCCTGGACGACAGCTTCTTCGAACTCGGCGGGAACTCGCTGCTCGTGGTCGTGGCCAGGGCACGCCTGCTCGAACACCGCGACAGTGGGCTGTCGTTGGTGGACATGTTCAGCTACCCGTCCGCCCGCGCACTCGCCGAGGCCATCGACCGCAAGCCGGCCGAAGGACTCGATGCGGCGGTCGGCGCGGGCGCCGCCCGGGCCGCCGCCCGCCGCGTCGCGGGCCGGGCCGCCGCGCGCCGAGCGGGCAGGACGGGGGCGTGAGCGTGTCCGCGCACTTTCCGACAGGGCAGCGAGCCGAGGGGGGCCTTGGGTGAGTACCGGCATGGAAGACGCAGTGGAGCCGATCGCGGTCGTGGGGCTCGCCGGCCGGCTGCCGGGAGCCCCCACCATCGAGGCGTTCTGGCGCAACCAGCGCGACGGCGTCGAATCGGTCACCAGGTTCAGTACCCGGCAACTGGTCGACGCCGGCTGGCCGCGGGACATGGTCACCCACCCCGACTACGTACCCGCCGCCGCGGTCATCGAGGACGCCGACCATTTCGACGCCGAGTTCTTCGGATACACCGGGGAGCAGGCGCGGATCAGCGACCCACAGCAGCGGATCTTCGCCGAATGCGTCTGGCACGCGCTCGAGGACACCGGACACGACCCGTCGCGGTTCGACGGCTCCGTAGGCGTCTACGCCGGCTGCTTCGCCAACAAGTACCTGCCCCTGAACCTCCTGGCGAACGCGCGGTTCCGCGGATCGCTGTCGGCCTTCTCCGCCCGCCCCTACAACGACAAGGACTTCCTCGCGACCAGGGCGGCATACCTGTGCGACCTCCGCGGGCCCGCGATGACCGTGCAGTCGGCGTGCTCCACCTCGCTCGTCGCCATCCACCTCGCCTGCCAGGCGTTGCTGGGCCACGAGTGCGACATGGCACTGGCGGGAGGAGTGGCACTGCCCGTCCCGCTGATCGGCGGCTACCCCGTCGTCGCGGGCGGCATCTTCGCGCGTGACGGCCACTGCCGGCCCTTCGACGCCGCCTCCGGCGGAACCGTGCCCGGCTACGGCGTCACGGTCGTGGCACTGCGCAGGCTCAGCGACGCGCTCGCGGACAACGACCACATCCGCGCACTCGTCCTGGGCAGCGCGGTCAACAACGACGGCTCGGCGAAATTCGGCTTCAACGCGCCGAGCATGCAGGCACAGGCCGAGGTGATCGCCACCGCCCAGGCCGTCGCCGGGGTGGCGCCGGAGAGCATCGGCTACATCGAAGCCCACGGCACAGGCACTCCGCTCGGTGACCCGATCGAGGTGGCCGGCCTCACCAAGGCCTTCAACACCGGCGAACGCGGGTTCTGCGCGATCGGCTCGGCGAAGGCCAACATCGGCCATCTGGACGCCGCCGCGGGAGCGGCGGGCTTCGCCAGGGCGGTGCTGGCCCTCGAACACGGCGAGATCCCGCCGAGCATCAACTTCGACACACCCAACCCGGCCCTGCTGCTGGACCGCACACCGTTCTACGTCCCGACCACCGCCCGCCCCTGGCCACGCGGCGCGACGCCGCGGCGCGCCGGAGTCAGCGCCTTCGCGGTCGGCGGTACCAACGCCCACCTGGTCCTCCAGGAGGCACCGGCACCGCGGGCCGCCGAGCCGGACCCACGCGACCGGCAACTGCTCGTGCTGTCCGCCCGCAGCGGCAAGGCCCTGGCGGACGCCGCGAGGGACCTCGCCGACCGCCTGGACCGCCAGGACGACCTCGACCTCGCCGACGTCGCCCACACCCTGCAGGCCGGCCGTCGCGCGTTTCCGCTCCGCCGGCACCTGGTGTGCCGCGACCGGGCCGAGGCGACGGCCGCCCTGCGGGCACTGGCCCGGCCCGGCACCGTGGACACCGCCGACGACGCGGAGGCCCGCCAGGTGGTCTTCATGTTCCCCGGCAGCGCCGCCCACCGGCCGGACGCCGCCACGGCGGTCCACCGCGCCGAACCGGTCTTCGCCCGGGAAGTGGACCGCTGCGCCGAACTGGCACGGCCCCTGCTCGGCTACGACCTGCGCGCGCTGCTCTTCCCGTCCACCTGGGACGGCCCGCGGACCGGGCACGACGACCCGCGCGGCGTGCCGCTCGCGGCCTTCGGCCTGCAGTGGGCCCTCGCACGGCTGTGGCAGTCATGGGGAGTGCACCCCACCGCGATGGCCGGCGAAGGCGACGGCGAGTACGTGGCGGCCTGCCTGGCCGGCGTGATCGACCTGGCGGACGCCCTCGGCATCACGGCCGCCGACGCCGAGGCCCGCTCCCACGCCGGGGCAGGCGGGGTGCCCGACACGTACGTGTCCGCGTTCGCCGCCAAGGTGGCACACCACGAGCTCGAACCGCCGCAGGTGCCGTACGTCTGCACGGCCACCGGCGGCTGGATCACCCCCCAGGACGCCACGGAGCCGGCCCACTGGGCGCGCCACCTGCGCGAGGCGGCCCCCTTCGCCGCCGGCCTGCGGGAACTGGCCGGCGACGACGGCCGGATCCTGCTGGAGGTGGGGCCGGACAGCACACTGACCGAAGCCGTCGCCCGGCAGGAGACGGCGAAGCGGCTGACGGCGCTGCCGTCGCTGGCCCCCGCGCACGGGGGCCGGTCCGGC
This sequence is a window from Streptomyces rubradiris. Protein-coding genes within it:
- a CDS encoding MupA/Atu3671 family FMN-dependent luciferase-like monooxygenase, producing MSAAIEPEAGPDNSAAPLSYAQQRLWFLDQLQPGSSVYNVPLGYDITGPLDRGALEQALTEVVRRHEILRTAFRSTGGTPHQVILPPAPVSVPVTDLTAAGRTPKEAPRLADEEAGAPFDLVAGRLIRARLLRLGEQRHRLLLTVHHLACDAASVGTLGRELEIHYRAALTGQECREPEPPMQYADFAEWQHSTLGGPELDRLLAYWTDRLAGLPAQLLPTDHTRPPVQSYRGAALTFELPPDSVQRLEELGRSEGVTLYSVLLAAFAVLLRAHVGQDEVVVGTPVSGRERPELARLIGFFTNTLVLRCDLAHGPTFRELIQRLWTEVKGALAHQDLPFEKLVEELHPDRDLAHNPLFQVLFSYRYEDEGTGLRLDGCQVQPVLGDTGAARFDLTLSLTRTPAGVTGRLEYSTDLFHATTAQRLAERYVSVVTAAAQAPDRPVDELAVLPAGELAALAAWQTGPRAEVPGALVHQLFERRVAAAPDAVAVIAADATLTYRELDGLADRLAARLRRLGVAPDEPVGVHLGRTSLLMVTLLGILKAGAAYLPLDPDYPPDRLAFMVGDAGVRLVVADSGSAAAAERLGAAHVVVPGLAATPDGPPDSPLPAVTADNLAYVIYTSGSTGQPKGVMVTHRNVVNLFAGMNDVFGADEPSTWLALTSVSFDISVVELLWALIHGHRIVLRREPPLPSALAAARSAAVAKARARHIDFSLLYFGSDCEAGSDDRYRLLLDGARFADRNGFTAVWTPERHFHQFGGLYPNPSVTAAAVAAVTERVQVRAGSVVMPLHDPLRVAEEWSAVDNISAGRVGISLASGWHANDFTLAPDRYDKRKQLMMEGLAEVRRLWRGEKVPRRNGNGAEVEVGVFPRPVQPELPVWLTSARHPETFRMAGEAGTGVLTHLLGHSLEELAEKIALYRRTWREHGHGPGDGHVVVMVHTFVGPDLDEVRELVREPMSRYLETSFDLISSLGVTTRSAEDFKALPPGELRELIDRAFDRFFATASLLGTPQVCADMVDRMKATGVDEVACLIDFGVEEKAALDALTHLNTVREISDERRNAALAEAEEPIAEQLREHAVTHLQCTPSLARALLADQDARARLRGLDRLLVGGEALPADLARELAGTVAGTVHNMYGPTEAAVWATTSRIPPDGGPVTIGRPLANVRAYVVDRDMRPCPTGVPGELLLGGEGVVRGYFHRTQVTAERFQPDPFAGRPGARVYRTGDLARWTPDGTLEFLGRLDDQVKLHGHRIELGEIETTLAEHPGVRSAAAVIRGTGAEQRITGYYVPAPDRPATATGLRAFLATRLPGYMLPSVLHPIDAMPLTPNKKVDRRALPDLSDARPEGTTAYAPPTTPTERLVTEVWREVLGVDRVGLDDSFFELGGNSLLVVVARARLLEHRDSGLSLVDMFSYPSARALAEAIDRKPAEGLDAAVGAGAARAAARRVAGRAAARRAGRTGA
- a CDS encoding non-ribosomal peptide synthetase produces the protein MVLNEFHVRVAEAPDAVAVQDGDLRLTYRNLAAHASALASELTGRGVGQDSVVAVYADRSAELVVAELAVLLAGGAYLPLDPAHPAARVRQLLQDSGAVAVLSTAPLVSGGAPLGDDVLLVDLTEEPSPATASVPPGPNGAALAYVIYTSGSTGRPKGVAVTHASLANLMHWHHKTYGTRPQDRSTLLASPGFDVSVQDIWFTLTAGATLVVPPAEVRASPSALAAWLADEQITVSFLPTPLAEAVLDEAWPAHTVLRYLHTGGSAMQRGVPEGLPFTVINLYGPTEATVKVTAGEVVPEGPVPPPIGVPVDGVRCYVLDGLDPVPDGEVGELCLGGACVARGYLHDPASTAAVFVPDIGAPGERMYRTGDKVRRRPDGVFEYIGRYDDQAKIRGFRIEPGEVATVLKQHPGVRDAFVVVEHSGRPDARLVAYAVTGVPTTELVEFVAARLPGYMVPAAVVVLPALPLTPNGKVDRAALPAPGRTAAGLADTAVPPRTPTEAALARIVAGLLGGTEVGVHDDFFALGGNSLLVAGLAARITAELHTVVSVPELFGAPTVADLAAIIDQRAAAAGNNGPEPAAQVIAPTAPPVRRADRNRPIPLSLPQERVWFFEQLSPGNLAYNFQATVSLRGEVDVDALRAALDEIVRRHEILRTAFVSVDGVGYQRPLAQAKAPLKVLDVPAEQADEVVAAHLREPFDLTEPPLARWVLLRHGNGHNTFLHVEHHFVHDGWSLSVFLSELRALYPAFAAGQPSPLPELAVQYADYAIWQRDWMRGDVLRTHVDHWTARLAGAPHTLELPADRPRPPVMTFRGRAPRIRIPAELARRLRAFSRDNRVSLFSTMYAGFAALLYRYTGQRDMLVGTGAANRNVPELEPLLGMLVNTLVMRTKVSADQSFSDLLAQVRQSVAETLAWSDTPVDAVIDAIDPVRDPSRTPLFQVMFSFHDSAVPDIDFGGLTGKVTERSNNSAKADLNVIVIPRAEQRLGRAPRPEDDDLAMIWEHSADLFDQATMERMVTHYLTLLADAVARPQTRVGTLRLLPDEEAAQLESWSHGPAAAGTRPVTELIAQQVRTRPDAVAVRWPEGQLSYGQLWQRAGALARRLRASGIAAEEPVAVYADRSPELVVGELAVLMAGGCYLPLDPDYPAERVAFIVRDAGARTILTTPRTRQQLPAFAQSLDVLGLDADTDTDTDTAPVHADQLTPERLAYLIYTSGSTGRPKGVALEHRGLANLVAWHTAEYALGPADRSTLFASPGFDASTWEIWPTLAAGATLHVVPPHLRAAPAELVRWLGEQKITTAFLPTPVAAAALDEPWPADSALRALLTGGDVLPAAPSDGLPFQLFNHYGPTENTVVATAGLVPPAPAGPRPPIGRPISGVDAHVLDAEGQPVPIGVRGELYLGGTAVARGYVNRPELTEQSFLADPFTARPGARLYRTGDLVRRRADGELDFLGRADEQVKIRGFRIEPGEVAATLREHPDVRDAVVVARASAPGAEASLTAYVCTDGRGETTSGDKLLAFLRDRLPVYMIPDGIVLLPALPLTEHGKVDHDALAALAPSTPARPPTRQAPRTPTEERVARLASALLHDQPVGRTDDFFRAGGHSLLAARLVAQVNEAFDVQVPISAFLQRPTVASLADAVTAATTGAATGPAPITPRNRRIAVRPVSEAGRPGDEEGESLLRDTQEPEVQQ
- a CDS encoding type I polyketide synthase — its product is MEDAVEPIAVVGLAGRLPGAPTIEAFWRNQRDGVESVTRFSTRQLVDAGWPRDMVTHPDYVPAAAVIEDADHFDAEFFGYTGEQARISDPQQRIFAECVWHALEDTGHDPSRFDGSVGVYAGCFANKYLPLNLLANARFRGSLSAFSARPYNDKDFLATRAAYLCDLRGPAMTVQSACSTSLVAIHLACQALLGHECDMALAGGVALPVPLIGGYPVVAGGIFARDGHCRPFDAASGGTVPGYGVTVVALRRLSDALADNDHIRALVLGSAVNNDGSAKFGFNAPSMQAQAEVIATAQAVAGVAPESIGYIEAHGTGTPLGDPIEVAGLTKAFNTGERGFCAIGSAKANIGHLDAAAGAAGFARAVLALEHGEIPPSINFDTPNPALLLDRTPFYVPTTARPWPRGATPRRAGVSAFAVGGTNAHLVLQEAPAPRAAEPDPRDRQLLVLSARSGKALADAARDLADRLDRQDDLDLADVAHTLQAGRRAFPLRRHLVCRDRAEATAALRALARPGTVDTADDAEARQVVFMFPGSAAHRPDAATAVHRAEPVFAREVDRCAELARPLLGYDLRALLFPSTWDGPRTGHDDPRGVPLAAFGLQWALARLWQSWGVHPTAMAGEGDGEYVAACLAGVIDLADALGITAADAEARSHAGAGGVPDTYVSAFAAKVAHHELEPPQVPYVCTATGGWITPQDATEPAHWARHLREAAPFAAGLRELAGDDGRILLEVGPDSTLTEAVARQETAKRLTALPSLAPAHGGRSGLTALYDTVGRLWRSGVDIDWDAFRGTTRPRRVSLPGYPFQRSRYWIGPDSGSYEPLGLEEASWTSHSSPS